The Canis lupus familiaris isolate Mischka breed German Shepherd chromosome 14, alternate assembly UU_Cfam_GSD_1.0, whole genome shotgun sequence DNA window ttttgacagaaggacacctacagcctgaaaataaaaggttggagaaccatttaccattcaaatggtcctcaaaagaaagcaggggtagccatccttatatcagataaactaaaatctaccccgaagactgtagtgagagatgaagagggacactatatcatacttaacggatctatccaacaagaggacttaataatcctcaatatatatgccccgaatgtgggagctgccaaatatatcaatcaattaataaccaaagtgaagaaatacttagataacaatacacttatacttggtgacttcaatctagctctttctaccctcgataggtcttctaagcacaacatctccaaagaaacgagagctttaaatgatacactggaccagatggatttcacagatatctacagaactttacatcccaactcaactgaatacacattcttctcaagtgcacatggaactttctccagaatagaccacatactgggtcacaaatcgggtctgaaccaataccaaaagattgggatcgtcccctgcatattctcagaccataatgccttgaaattagaactaaatcacaacaagaagtttggaaggacctcaaacacgtggaggttaaggaccatcctgctaaaagatgaaagggtcaaccaggaaattaaggaagaattaaaaagattcatggaaactaatgagaatgaagatacaaccattcaaaatctttgggatgcagcaaaagcagtcccgagggggaaatacatagcaatacaagcatccattcaaaaactggaaagaactcaaatacagaagctaaccttacacataaaggagctagagaaaatacAGCAGACAGATcgtacacccagcagaagaagagaactAATAAAgttttgagcagaactcaacgaaatcgagaccagaagaactgtggaatggACCAACAGAAcgaggagttggttctttaaagaattaatgagatagataaaccattagccggccttattaaaaagaagagaggggatccctgggtggcgcagcggtttggcacctgcctttggcccagggcgcgatcctggagacctgggatcgaatcccacatcgggctcctggtgcatggatcctgcttctccctctgcctgtgtctctgcctctctctctctctctctctctctctgtgactatcataaataaataaattgaaaaaaattaaaaatattttaaaaaatattaaaaaaataaaaaataaaaagaagagagagaagagtcaaattaataaaatcatgaatgagaaaggagagatcactaccaactccaaggaaatacaaatgatcttaaaaacatattatgaacagctatacgccaataaattaggcaatctagaagaaatggacgcatttctggaaagcaacaaactaccaaaactggaacaggaagagatagaacccctgaacaggccaataaccagggaggaaattgaagcagtcatcaaaaacctcccaagacacaaaagtccagggccagatggctttccaggggaattctatcaaacgtttaaagaagaaaccatacctattctcctaaagctgtttggaaagatagaaagagatggagtacttccaaattcgttctatgaggccagcatcaccttaattccaaaggcagacaaagaccccaccaaaaaggagaattacagaccaatatccctgatgaacatggatgcaaaaattcaacaagatactagccaataggatccaacagtacattaagaaaattattcaccacgaccaagtaggatttatccccaggacacaaggctggttcaacacccgtaaaacaatcaatgtgattcatcatatcagtaagagaaaaaccaagaaccatatgatcctctcattagatgcagagaaagcatttgacaaaatacagcatccattcctgatcaaaactcttcagagtgtagggtgggagggaacattcctcaacatcttaaaagctatctatgaaaagcccacatcaaatatcattttcaatggggaagcactgggagcctttcccctaagatcaggaacaagacagggatgtccactctcaccactgctgttcaacatagtactggaagtcctagcctcagcaatcagacaacaaaaagacattaaaggcattcaaattggcaaagaagaagtcaaactctccctcttcgcagatgacatgatactctacctagaaaacccaaaagcctccaccccaagattgctagaactcatacagcaattcggtagcgtggcaggatacaaaatcaatgcccagaagtcagtggcatttctatacactaacaatgagactgaagaaagagaaattaaggagtcaatcccatttacaattgcacccaaaagcataagatacctaggaataaacctaaccaaagaggtaaaggatctttaccctaaaaactatagaacacttctgaaagaaattcaggaagacacaaagagatggaaaaatattccatgctcatggattggcagaattaatattgtgaaaatgtcaatgttaccccagggcaatttacacgtttgttgcaatccctatcaaaataccatggactttctttttttaaattttttttttaatttttatttatttatgatagtcacagagagagagagagagagagagagagagaggcagagacacaggcagagggagaagcaggctccatgcactggaagcctgatgtgggattcgatcccggatctccaggatcatgccctgggccaaaggcaggcgctaaaccgctgcgccacgcagggatccccccgtggactttcttcagagagttggaacaaattattttaagatttgtgtggaatcagaaaagaccccgaatagtcaggggaatttataaaagaaaaccatatctgggggcatcacaatgccagatttcaggttgtactgcaaagctgtggtcatcaagacagtgtggtactggcacaaaaacagacacatagatcaatggaacagaatagagaacccagaagcggaccctgaactttatggtcaactaatattcgataaaggaggaaagactatccattggaagaaagacagtctcttcaataaatggtgctgggaaaattggacatccacatgcagaagaatgaaactagaccactctcttgcaccatacacaaagataaactcaaaatggatgaaagatctaaatgtgagacaagattccatcaaaatcctagagcagaacacaggcaacaccctttttgaactcggccacagtaacttcttgcaagatacatccacgaaggcaaaagaaacaaaagcaaaaatgaactattgggacttcatcaagataagaaacttttgcacagcaaaggatacagtcaacaaaactaaaagacaacctacagatgggagaagatacttgcaaatgatgtatcagataaagggctagtttccgagatctataaagaacttattaataactcaacagcaaagaaacaaacaatccaatcatgaaatgggcaaaagacatgaacagaaatctcacagaggaagacatagacatggccaatatgcacatgagaaaatgctccacatcactggccatcagggaaatacaaatcaaaaccacaatgagataccacctcacaccagtgagaatggggaaaattaacaaggcaggaaaccacaaatgttggagaggatgcggagaaaggggaaccctcttacactgttggtgggaatgtgaactggtgccgccactctgggaaactgtggaggttcctcaaagagttaaaaatagacctgccctacgacccagcaattgccctgctggggatttaccccaaagatacagatgcaatgaaacaccgggacacctgcaccccgatgttcatagaagcaatggccacgatagccaaactgtggaaggagcctcggtgtccatcgaaagatgaatggatcaagaagatgtggtttatgtatacaatggaatattactcagctattagaaatgacaaatacccaccatttgcttcaacgtggatgggactggaggggattatgctgagtggagtaagtcagtcggagaaggacaaacattatatgttctcattcatgtggggaatataaataatagtgaaagggaataaaggggaaaggagaaaaaatgagtgggaaatatcagaaatggagacagaacatgaaagactcctaactctgggaaacgaactaggggtggtggaaggggaggagggcggggggtggggatgaattggtgacaggcactggggggagcacttgacgggatgaacactgggtgttattctgtatgttggtaaattgaacaccaataaaaaataaatttatttaaaaaaaatttgttcataGCCCTTTCACAAAGATGGCACCTAAGgtgaagaaggaagcccctgcccctcccaaagccaaagccaaagccaaagcagaggctttgaaagctaagaaagcggtgctgaaaggcgtgcacagtcacaaaaaGAAGAAGATCTGCACGTCACCTACATTCCGAGGACCCAAGACCCTGTGTCTccgaaggcagcccaaatatcctcgaaagagcACCCCCAGGAGAAACCAGCCTTATCACTATGCCAGCATCAAGTTCCCCctaactactgagtcagccatgaagaaaatagaagacaacaacacacttgtgttcattgtggatgtcaaggccaataagcaccagatcaaacaggctgtgaagaagctctatggcattgatgtggccaaggtcaacaccttgatcaggcctgatggagagaagaaagcatatgttcgatTGGTTCCTGACtctgatgctttggatgttgccaacaaaatcgggatcatctaaactgagtccagccggctataaatctaaatataaattttttcaccaaaaaaaaaaattttttgtttataaagtatattttattgtacatttttttctgtttcttgaaatggtatttatttccctcttcctctccatcactttttgctaatatattttgtcaaattccaATACTTGCTCTATCCCATATTTGTTTTGGTGGCATGGTGGAGGAAGTCTGTGGTCCACTGTGAGTGTTTTATTATGACTGTGGTTAATCACTGTAATTACTAATCCTGATGACTGCTCTAAAGTTGAAGCATTAGGATAGTAGTTTAGTGTTTTGAGAGTAGTTATTGGAGTGAGAGGCAATTTTCCACATGTATATTTCATTCACattaagttaaacatttttttgataTGGGATATCTAAGTGGAGATGTCAGGCAATTGGATGCCTAAGTTCCGGGAGGATTaattattcagttttttaaaaaaatgttttgagttaGAAGATAAATTATCAGATTTAAGCAGGTAGGAGGTATTTACAACCACAGAAGCAGATAAGAAAAAGTAGAGAAGGCTCAACGTCCTCCAGTGCTACAAtcataagaaatatttaatgacaaaaatGGATGTTAATCAATAAGAggttatttaacttttaaattctgTCTTATAGCAAATGCTCTATTCAAATAATAGTCCTATCTAGTGATTCCCATCCCTGCCTACTAGTGGTATCAGTGGAgctataaagaaattaaaaaataatgtcattcCTCTGTTttctagaaagaggaaaaattgaTGGAGGCACTTTTCAATTCAATTAACTTTTCAGTCCAGATCTGGCTCTTTGACTTCAGATTATTGCCaggaaaattaaaaggtaaaaatcatGGATTAGGGGTTTAACAATAACAAAGATAAAACTGCtaacatttcttatttaaacAGATATCTTAAAGTGTGAATGGTAAAAATgaacaatgttaaaaaaattgaGTCCCAAGATTATGGGCAGAAATATTACAGAATTAGTAATAACTAGTGTTTCTGAACATAGGCTTTGGATGGATTTAGGACTGGGTTTCAATCCTggcacctttatttatttttttttaattttttatttgtttatttatgatagtcacacacagagagagagaggcagagacacaggcagagggagaagcaggctccatgcaccgggagcccgacgtgggattcgatccccggtatccaggatcgtgccctgggccaaaggcaaggcgctaaaccgctgcgccacccagggatccccaatcctgGCACCTTTAGATACTTTGTAGCTCATGCAAGTTATGTAGtctttcaaagctttttttttttttcttacttgcaAAATGctgataattcttattttatgcaATTAATATAAGGATTAATTAGTTGTGATAATGTCTATAAAATATAGAGGTTTATTAAAGAGTCTACAGAATGATTTTAACCTTCCTTAAGCTTTGCTCACAAAAATACCAGGACCAAGAGATAACTCAAGTAACATGACCCAAATCAACACCACACGTAAGTCTTAATTCTCGGTGAGTCATCTAAAATGTCATAATATTCTGCTATTTAAAATAAGACGATCTTAATTATCTGTattatgaaggaaaaaaggaggataTGAAATTACAATAAACTTGTGGTTATAGAAAATGTTCCTTTCACTTAAGGAAAACTAcagtttcttccatttttatatgtaatatctgACTGTACATGCCACCCTGAAATATCCAGattaaagaacagaaaactgaatttgaaattgcaaaatatttacattattctgTATTTCTCCATCCATGAATCTCTTTAAATTGTCTCAGCAATCTTCAGAGACCATCACTATCCTGATACTCTGCTTATCTCTAGATTTCTTGGCCCCTGAAGTATGAAAGAACTGACACTTTTAGgacatattttgattatttacATCCTTTATAGATAAAGCAGGTCAGACTATCACAACGACTCCaacacaaaatctaaaatataatatatcCATCATCCTTAAGAAATACACTCAACCAGAAATTTCTGAAGGATTCTGAAAATCCCTTAGCACCCATACCTTCCCAGATAAGAGTTGTTATACTACATATATCATATCCTAAAAATCACTGAGgtgacatttttatatatttcattttccacCATGTATTTAAATGATCAAGACATCCAACTAAGATTATGGAATATGCTGACATATTCAACATATGAAcccttttgtatatttttggccAAAATACTCTTATCATTATGATGGTATGCTCTTAACAATGAAACTATTATATGTTAAtcaagaaaacagataaaaaagcAGCTAGATAAAACTTTAATGTATTCAAAATCTATGCACTGGTTATCCTAATCAAGTTTCTAGAATGCCTGTTACTGAAATGTGATCTTGGCTAGTTCAAAGAATTATTTGCCAACTCTGATAAAACCCTTAAGTCAACCAACAATATTACCATCTAGCCTGGTTTCAACAAATTCTTACATTATTGGGTTTTGCCAACTGGATTTCACAGTGATCAAGTTCACTACACTTCAATGATCAGATCGTTATGAAAAGGCAACATGCAgctgggttccatgctcagtcaCTGTATCAACTCATAAAGCACCTCTATATAGACAGAACAGCAGAAATAGGACCCTAAGAGAGAAAGCATAGAAACTGTTGTTTGTTCCTAAAAGGTAGAAAGTCaccaatgatttttaaagttgcttCTTGTCATTGTTTTTATGGGAACTATTTGAAAATTATCATTTGCAAAACTTCCATATAGTATAACAACTGCAAATATTCAATAGTAGTATGCTGACCCAAACTTAGAACTTCAAATTAAGCAAATGAAGTTAGATCATCAAAACTGatgtgtaatattaatttcagcaCAAGTCAATCAAAACTATCCAATCGTaaattctgaatttaattttctccGGAAGCTAGTATCCTTGAATGCCTCTCATTCACTGAATATACCTGAGAACGATTAAGAAAAGGGATCCTGGaaaatttattcctaggattCCCCTGGAAGAATACATGAAGAATGTAGAAGAGGATAGCAATAATTTCAAGTTTACAACACAAGCCTAGCAAACCAACCAAGTGCTAGTCTACACATTGGATTGTAAGGTTTCTAATCTATTGGAAACATTGTTccgctttattcataataaaagaacagcaaatactGAAGATTTAAAACATCAGTGAAACTCAGTTTTTCAACATTGTTTAGAacgatgaaaaaaagaaaaaaacttaatatCTACCTACCAGAGCATGATTAATCCAGGCAGTGGAATGCTGTGCCACCAGTGTACATGAAAACATTGTAATTGAAAGGAACTAAGtagattgaaatttttaaaatatccaatatAATACTGAGTTTAAAAAGACATAGAACAGGAAATACAGGAGCAGCCATAGGGtcccattttaataaaatgtcatttttttcataagaaatctAGATGGACATATGCTAAGTTTGTAGTAAGTACTCCTCTAAGGACTAATGTTTAGGTGGAGAGATTTTGACTTTCAAAAGTATACACCTTTCACTTGGTTTGATTTGCTACTAGCATATCatttttatatgagaaatatagatatatttaaaaacttttattgaggtataattgatatacattatatcagtttcagctgtacaacatgactccatatttgtatatatatctgACCCATGTAAAATACCAGTTGGATTGCACAGATATGTGGATTTTTTGATACAGTATTATAAATAAactttcctctgatttttttaatgttcttttctatagcttgctttattgtaagaaaacaGTATATAGCACATGACAAAAAAGTTAATGAACTGTTTATATTATTGATAAAGCTTCTAGTCAGCAGTAATctattagttaagttttgggagagtAAAAAGTcgtaggtggaaaaaaaaagatgtaggtaGATTTTCATTgcacaggggcaggggaggagggttaGCTCACCTAACTCTCATATTGTTCAAGAATCAAGTGTGTTGTGAAATGATCAACACAATAAGTCTGTTTACACCTATCACCATACATGGttaaaggatattttcttttcttttaattttttaattttttttaaattttttaaaatttatttatgatagtcacagagagagagagtgagagagagagagagagagagaggcagagacacaggcagagggagaagcaggctccatgcaccgggagcccgatgtgggatttgatcccgggtctgcaggatcgcgccctgggccaaagacaggcgctaaaccgctgcaccacccagagatcccaggatattttcttatgatgagaCCTTTGAAAgtcctagcaactttcaaatatgcaatattattaactatggttGCCATGGTATACATCATATCCCCATATTCCatataactggaaatttttaccttttgactaccttcatccattttgtccaCCTCTCCCAAACAGCTCTGGCAAACaccaatgttttatttatctaggagtctcaatttttttatgattctatacAAAACTGAGATaagatagtatttgtctttttccaatttcacttagcataatatcctcaaggtccatcaTTGTTGTCACAAAcagaaagagattattttttaggcctgtataatattctattatagaCACATTTTTTTCACCCATGCATGCTTTTTCCCTCAGATTTGTTCCCTAATTTGTATTGTGAGTCTGTGAGATTGTTTAATATATAATCTCCCAAAGTAGATGGGTAAGATACTGAAGCTGTGCCTTGAAgtatatgtagaatttttttcccctgaacaatccttgatttaaaaaaaaattattacagtaTAGTTAACAgagtattagtttcaagtatacaatatagtgattcaacaattccatatattactcagtgctcgtcAAGATAACTGTATTCTTAAttctcttcatctatttcacccatccctctacccaaTTCCCTTCTAGTAATCACCTAGTCTCTAAAGTTAAAAGtccattttttgtcttttttttcctttgttcatttgttttgtttttcaaattccacatgagtgaaattatatggtatctgtctttctctgatttatttcacttgacactatattctctagctccattcatgttgttgcaaatggcaagatttcattatttcttatggctgaataatattctatcatatgtATGTGTAGGTTTATGTGTGAGTTCTTCTTTAtttatctactgatggacacttgggctgctttcataattggctattgtaaataacaaaacaaacatatgGGTGCatttatcccttcaaattagtgtttttgcattctttgggtaagtacccagtagtgcaattactaggTGAGAGcatagttctttttaattttttgaggaactactgttttccacagtggctgcattcACACACAGTGCagaagggttcctttttctccacatcctcaccaccatttgttgtttcttatgttttgattttagccat harbors:
- the LOC119876965 gene encoding 60S ribosomal protein L23a-like is translated as MAPKVKKEAPAPPKAKAKAKAEALKAKKAVLKGVHSHKKKKICTSPTFRGPKTLCLRRQPKYPRKSTPRRNQPYHYASIKFPLTTESAMKKIEDNNTLVFIVDVKANKHQIKQAVKKLYGIDVAKVNTLIRPDGEKKAYVRLVPDSDALDVANKIGII